The sequence GGAGATTGCCCTTAAGACCGTGGCTGCTTTCTTGCAAGAGAATCAACAGATTAAAAAGGTTTACTTTGTCTGTTTCGACGGGGAGAATTATGAGCTTTATCTAAGAAAAATTGACGAATTGAAGGCGCGCGCCGGTTAAGTAGAGGCCAGGAGGACAAGGAATACGCTCTCATCAGGAAGGGCTTACTATGAAAGAGGATTAGGAAGAAACGAACCAAAGGAGGACCACCCATGATTCGGCGAAGTCAAGAAAGAGTAGTAACGTTTAAAGAAAACGTCTTTCAAGGCGAAGGAGGAGTCACGATCCGGAACCTGCTCAACGGTCCGGAAGAAATGTACGGGAAAGGGCGGGCTTTTGCCCACAATACACTGGAGCCCGGATGCTCCATTGGGTACCATGTTCACCAGAACGAGGGAGAAGCCTATTATATTCTCAGCGGCACCGGTGAGTTCAACGATAACGGGAACATTACTACCGTGACGGCCGGTGATGTGACCTTTACCGGGGCCGGGGAAGGACATGGCCTGAAGAACATCGGTTCCGAACCTTTGGAGTTTATTGCGTTGATTATCTATCAATAACGAAACCGGCCGGGAAATTGCCGGGGTTTTGCGGATTACTTATTTGCGAAAGGCAATTCAACATTAGGCGTGGCCATGGCGGCTTTTGCGGAAAAACCCGGGGTCTAAGCACCCGGGTTTATATTTTATTGGGATATCTCCTGTGTTCTACGGTTCTGATGCATGCAAACTCAATCTTGTAAATAAAGCGCGCCTTTGACAAACTTCATCAGTTGTTCCACCAAAAGCTCATCATCGGCAAAAACCTCGTCGCCCACAAACATTTTCAGCCGTTCTTTGTAGTAATCACAGGTGTAGGAGAATTGCAGCAGGATAAAAAGGTTGTCGAGGAAGAAGGCAAAATATTTGGGGTTGATGTTTTTCCGGGCGGCCTCATTTTTCTGGGCCTCTTCGATAAAAGCCGCATACAGGTGAGCGGTAACTCCTTCGATCTGTTCAACGATCGTCCGGACAAATTCGCCATTGTTCTCGGTGGTCATCCGGTTATACAGTTTGGTCAGATAAACGTTTTCCCGGGAATGGAACTGAATGGCCCGGATGATCTTTTCCACCGTACTCAAAAAATCCATCTTCTGACTGATGATCTCGTTTAGGGCCGTTGTCAGCTTGTCCACGGAAATGCTGACCGTCATCATGTAAAGATCGTGCTTGTTCTTGAAGTACTTATACATCGACCCCACACTGATGCCGGCTTTTTTCGCAATGATATTGATGTTTGCGCCTTCAAAGCCATGCTCGGCAAATTCGATGATGGCGGTTTGGAGTATTTTCTCCTGTTTGTCGGCCGGGAGTTTGCCGAAAGAGGCTGTCTTTAAAAGAAGCATTAGCTCGTCACCTCAAGACAGAGAATAAATCCCCGCTTTTGCCACGCCTCTGCGAATCGGCGCGAGCGCGGAGCGATAGTTCACGAAAGACCGGATAGCTTAAGGAAAAGTTCCAACGGTGCAGTTTATCTAGATTATAACACGCCGGCCCCCGGAGCGACAATTGCGCCTGTTTAAGGTGGTTTTTGAAGATAAAACCGGTGATGACGGGTTTCCCTTCGTTTCAGTGGTTTCCGAAGAGAAGCCGGGCTCGGCATGAGAAAAAGTTAATAAAAGGTTATAATTGACTGAAGCAGAATATAATGGTAATATGTAGGTAAATGAGTGAGCGTTCACTCACCAAGAGAATTTGGCGAAGAGGGGGAAGGAAAATGGGCGAAACCTTTGCCATCTCCAAATACCATGATGCCGACCAGATCATCAAACAACTGGACAATTTAATCAAACAACCAATCCACACCATCCGGCCGGATAAACTCCAAGATTACGTGGAGAACTATTTTAATAAAAAATGCGCCAAATCAAAGGCGATGATTGAAGAAGCCCAAAAGGTGATCCCGGGCGGCGTCCAACACAACTTGGCCTTTAACTATCCGTTTCCTTTGGTGATCACCAAAGCGGAAGGGCCATACCTCTATGACCTGGACGGCAACCGCTATTATGATTTTTTACAAGCGGGGGGCCCGACGGTGCTGGGAAGTAACCCCGTCTCGGTAAGGTCGAAGGTGATTGAACTTTTAAATGAATGCGGCCCTTCAACCGGACTTTTCCACGAGTATGAGTATAAACTGGCCAAAAAGATCGCCGACCATTTCAAAACGGTCGAGATGTTCCGGATGCTCGGTTCCGGGACGGAAGCCTGTATGGCCGCGATCCGGGTGGCCCGGCTGGCGACGAAAAAGAAGTATATTCTGAAGATGGGCGGGGCTTACCATGGTTGGAGTGACCAGTTGGCCTACGGGATCCGGGTACCCGGATCCAAGTGGACCCAGGCGGGGGGTGTCCCGCGGAATTGTTTCAGGTATAC comes from Capillibacterium thermochitinicola and encodes:
- a CDS encoding cupin domain-containing protein, yielding MIRRSQERVVTFKENVFQGEGGVTIRNLLNGPEEMYGKGRAFAHNTLEPGCSIGYHVHQNEGEAYYILSGTGEFNDNGNITTVTAGDVTFTGAGEGHGLKNIGSEPLEFIALIIYQ
- a CDS encoding TetR/AcrR family transcriptional regulator, translating into MLLLKTASFGKLPADKQEKILQTAIIEFAEHGFEGANINIIAKKAGISVGSMYKYFKNKHDLYMMTVSISVDKLTTALNEIISQKMDFLSTVEKIIRAIQFHSRENVYLTKLYNRMTTENNGEFVRTIVEQIEGVTAHLYAAFIEEAQKNEAARKNINPKYFAFFLDNLFILLQFSYTCDYYKERLKMFVGDEVFADDELLVEQLMKFVKGALYLQD